Proteins from a genomic interval of Vanacampus margaritifer isolate UIUO_Vmar chromosome 4, RoL_Vmar_1.0, whole genome shotgun sequence:
- the LOC144050110 gene encoding F-box/LRR-repeat protein 3-like, giving the protein MKRGLQGTKQEDGGGTSGGSLKRSSKQRRDADLDEEVVNWECLPQEILLHIFQYLPLLDRAYASQVCRGWNHAFHMPELWRCFEFELNQPASSYLKATHPDLIKQIIKRHANHLQYVSFKVDSSRESAEAACDILSQLVNCSLKTLGLISTARPSFMELPKSHFISALTVVFVNSKSLSSLKIDDTPVDDPSLKVLVANNSDTLKLLKMSSCPHVSPAGILCVADQCHGLRELALNYQLLSDELLIALSSEKHVHLEHLRIDVVSENPGQQFHTIKKSSWDAMVRHSPKFNLVMYFFLYEDEFGPFFRDELPVTHLYFGRSVSKDVLGRVGLTCPRLVELVVCANGLRPLDEELIRIAQRCTQLSAIGLGECEVSCSAFVEFVKMCGDRLTQLSIMEEVLVPDHRYGLDDIHWEVSKHLGRVWFPDMMPTW; this is encoded by the exons ATGAAACGAGGTCTCCAGGGAACTAAACAGGAGGATGGGGGCGGCACCAGTGGCGGGTCTCTCAAGCGGTCCAGTAAACAGAGGAGGGACGCAGATCTTGATGAAGAAGTGGTCAACTGGGAATGCCTGCCGCAGGAGATCCTTCTCCACATCTTCCAGTACCTGCCTCTGCTGGATAGAGCGTATGCTTCTCAG GTATGCCGGGGCTGGAACCACGCTTTTCACATGCCGGAGCTGTGGCGATGCTTTGAGTTTGAGTTGAATCAGCCAGCCAGCTCCTACCTGAAGGCCACACACCCTGACCTCATTAAACAAATCATCAAAAGGCATGCCAACCACTTGCAGTATGTCAGCTTTAAG GTGGACAGCAGCAGAGAGTCAGCAGAAGCGGCATGTGACATCCTTTCTCAGCTCGTTAACTGTTCTCTGAAAACACTGGGCCTCATCTCCACTGCTCGGCCCAGCTTTATGGAGCTGCCTAAG TCTCACTTCATCTCGGCATTGACGGTGGTTTTCGTGAACTCCAAATCGCTGTCCTCCCTGAAGATTGATGACACGCCTGTAGACGACCCCTCCCTCAAAGTACTTGTGGCCAATAACAGCGACACGCTGAAACTGCTGAAAATGAGCAGTTGTCCTCACGTGTCACCAGCAG GCATCCTATGTGTGGCTGATCAGTGCCACGGTTTGAGAGAATTGGCTCTCAACTACCAGTTGCTGAGTGATGAGCTCCTCATCGCACTTTCCTCAGAGAAACACGTTCACCTGGAGCACCTGCGCATCGACGTGGTGAGTGAGAATCCAGGCCAGCAGTTCCATACAATCAAGAAAAGCAGCTGGGACGCCATGGTGCGCCACTCCCCGAAATTCAATCTGGTCATGTACTTCTTCCTCTATGAGGATGAGTTTGGCCCCTTCTTCCGTGACGAACTCCCCGTCACGCATCTGTATTTTGGCCGCTCGGTCAGCAAAGACGTGCTGGGCCGCGTTGGGCTCACCTGCCCTCGCCTGGTGGAGTTGGTGGTGTGCGCTAACGGGCTGCGGCCGCTAGATGAGGAGCTAATCCGCATAGCTCAGCGCTGCACGCAGCTGTCTGCCATCGGCTTGGGAGAGTGCGAAGTGTCTTGCAGCGcctttgtggagtttgtcaAGATGTGCGGCGATAGACTGACCCAGTTATCAATCATGGAGGAAGTGCTCGTTCCAGATCACCGCTACGGGCTGGATGATATCCACTGGGAGGTGTCGAAGCATCTGGGCCGCGTCTGGTTCCCTGACATGATGCCTACCTGGTGA
- the tgfbrap1 gene encoding transforming growth factor-beta receptor-associated protein 1 homolog, translating to MSVKAFELIPAVERDLLMGDKARINIECIECCGKDLYVGTNDCFIHHFLLDELTSAKGRLTYSAQKLLHKYLGLKKPVAELRAASALERLIVLCDGVVFLVDMVTLENVPSTSGGGARIRGVMTFCINENPVNGDPFCVEMGVLSLKRRTVQIYMVYEDRVQLVKEVSTPEQPSAVSLDGYFLCLALATQYMILNYNTEAAQDLFPYNSEERRPIVKRIAREEFLLAAPGGLGMFANAEGASQRAPVNWSESVIGAAACFPYVVALDESFITIHSMLDQQLKQTLSFRDGRILQDFEGKVIVASTKAVYVMVPLPLERQIQDLLASHRVEEALVLTEGAQRNIPKEKFLVLYKRILQQAGFIQFGQLQFVEAKEHFRKGQLDVRELISLYPLLLPASSSFTRCHPPLHEFADLNHLAQGDQEKVLKCKKFLISYLTEVRSTEVVNGCREDVDTALLKLYAEQNHESLLDLLASDNACLLADCVPWLEKYHKYFALGLLYRCNGQDPAALQLWIRVADSELQDSTRPDLFEYIVDFLSSAPDLALVWKYANWALHKNPTTAVHIFTKRPVVKAQADLDPGDVITYLEKHRVALLLYLEHLVLEKRIEEEQFHTHLADLYLERVLSLLSSESPTNEEQLSKSREKLQGLLRESNLYRVQYLLGKMENCEQLLQECAILYGKLEDHDKALHILVHKLRDFQSAEAFCIWTSSCRDSAYRQKLFHLLLGMYLDKSATGKSQSAVCNDSGALEMAAVDLLNRHGELFDPVHVLRMLPEGWSLQLLRPFLGRAIRASMHASRTSQIALGLAHSEHLQLLHDKLKETKKPIAVSAKKGCHLCHNTFSDTEVVCLPGGVPVHAHCVAQRVRDSPTKRQLTNSSNHT from the exons ATGAGCGTGAAGGCCTTCGAGCTCATCCCGGCTGTGGAGCGGGACCTCCTCATGGGCGACAAGGCTCGCATCAACATTGAATGTATAGAATGTTGTGGAAAAGACTTGTATGTGGGAACCAACGATTGCTTCATCCACCACTTCCTGCTTGACGAGCTCACTTCTGCCAAAGGGAGACTGACTTACTCAGCTCAGAAACTGCTGCACAAATACTTGGGCCTTAAGAAGCCTGTGGCCGAGCTGCGGGCTGCTTCTGCTTTGGAGCGTCTCATAGTGCTTTGCGATGGAGTAGTTTTTCTTGTGGACATGGTGACGCTGGAAAATGTACCGTCAACATCTGGAGGCGGTGCCAGGATTAGAGGTGTGATGACATTTTGCATTAATGAGAATCCAGTGAATGGCGATCCATTCTGCGTGGAAATGGGTGTCCTTTCCTTAAAGCGCAGGACGGTGCAAATTTACATGGTTTATGAGGACAGGGTGCAGCTGGTCAAAGAGGTGAGCACACCGGAGCAACCCTCTGCTGTCAGTCTGGATGGTTACTTCCTTTGCCTGGCGTTGGCTACGCAATACATGATCTTGAACTACAACACAGAAGCTGCCCAAGATCTTTTCCCTTACAACAGTGAGGAGCGGAGGCCGATTGTAAAGAGGATTGCCCGGGAGGAGTTCCTCTTGGCGGCACCAGGTGGTCTTG GAATGTTTGCCAACGCGGAAGGGGCTTCTCAACGGGCCCCCGTCAACTGGTCCGAGAGTGTCATCGGTGCGGCCGCGTGCTTCCCATATGTGGTGGCCTTGGATGAGAGCTTCATCACCATCCACAGCATGTTGGATCAACAGCTAAAACAGACACTTTCATTCAGGGATGGACGCATTCTTCAAGATTTTGAAG ggAAGGTAATTGTGGCGTCCACTAAAGCTGTGTACGTTATGGTGCCCTTGCCGCTTGAGAGACAAATCCAGGACTTACTGGCCAGCCACAGAGTGGAGGAGGCACTTGTCCTTACAGAGGGAGCACAAAGAAATATCCCCAAAGAAAAGTTTTTG GTTTTGTACAAAAGAATCCTGCAGCAGGCCGGCTTCATACAGTTTGGCCAACTACAGTTTGTAGAAGCAAAGGAACATTTCAG GAAAGGTCAGCTGGATGTGCGGGAGCTTATTTCTCTCTACCCACTGCTATTGCCAGCTTCTTCCTCCTTCACACGCTGCCACCCTCCACTCCACGAGTTTGCAGATCTCAACCACCTGGCACAGGGTGATCAGGAAAAAGTGTTGAAATGCAAGAAGTTCCTAATCAGTTATTTGACAGAG GTCCGAAGCACAGAGGTAGTTAACGGCTGCAGAGAGGATGTGGACACTGCGTTGTTGAAGTTGTATGCTGAACAGAATCATGAGAGCCTTTTAGACCTGCTAGCATCAGACAATGCCTGCCTGCTAGCAGATTGTGTCCCCTGGCTGGAGAAATATCACAA GTATTTTGCTCTTGGGCTGCTTTACCGTTGTAATGGTCAAGATCCGGCAGCACTTCAG ttgtgGATTCGGGTTGCAGACAGTGAACTCCAGGACTCCACGAGACCTGATCTCTTTGAGTACATTGTAGATTTTCTCAGTTCCGCTCCTGATCTGGCCCTTGTGTGGAAGTATGCAAACTGGGCTCTACACAAGAATCCCACT ACAGCCGTCCACATCTTCACTAAGAGGCCTGTTGTCAAAGCTCAGGCAGACCTGGATCCTGGTGACGTCATTACATACCTGGAAAAGCACAGGGTGGCTCTTCTTCTCTACTTGGAACACCTGGTGCTTGAAAAACGGATAGAG GAGGAGCAATTCCACACACATCTGGCAGACTTGTACCTAGAGAGGGTCTTGTCGTTACTGTCGTCGGAGTCTCCAACCAATGAAGAGCAGCTCAGCAAATCCAGAGAGAAGCTCCAGGGTCTACTCAGGGAGTCAAATCTGTACAGAGTTCAGTATCTTTTAG gtAAGATGGAAAACTGTGAGCAACTGCTGCAAGAGTGTGCAATTCTATACGGAAAATTGGAGGACCATGATAAAGCActccacattttagtacacaaGCTGAGAGACTTCCAATCGGCGGAGGCCTTTTGTATTTGGACCTCGTCTTGTCGGGATTCTGCTTACAGACAGAAGCTGTTCCACCTCCTCCTGGGGATGTATCTTGACAAAAGCGCCACCGGGAAATCCCAGTCGGCGGTGTGCAATGACAGTGGAGCTCTAGAAATGGCAGCAGTCGACCTCCTGAATCGTCACGGAGAGTTGTTTGATCCTGTCCATGTGCTGAGGATGCTGCCGGAAGGCTGGTCGCTGCAGCTGCTGCGGCCCTTTCTGGGTCGAGCCATTAGGGCTAGTATGCATGCCTCTCGCACGTCCCAGATTGCCCTCGGGCTCGCCCACTCTGAACACCTTCAACTACTGCACGACAAG TTGAAAGAGACAAAGAAGCCAATTGCCGTGTCTGCAAAGAAGGGATGCCACTTATGCCACAACACCTTCAGTGACACTGAAGTGGTGTGTCTGCCAGGTGGCGTGCCAGTCCATGCGCACTGTGTCGCTCAAAGAGTGAGAGACTCCCCAACAAAGAGACAATTAACTAACAGCAGCAACCACACGTGA
- the cul4a gene encoding cullin-4A yields MAEDTRQDKRANFSALTDTNGMTRTSSMSSGKSGSSKKLVIKNFKDRPKLAENYTEDTWLKLRDAVSAIQNSTSIKYNLEELYQAVENMCSYKVSPTLYKQLRQVCEDHVQAQIYQFREESLDNLSFLKRLNRCWLDHCRQTIMIRSIFLFLDRTYVLQSSLLPSIWDTGLELFRIHIVSDIVVQKRTVDGILEQIERERNGETADRSLLRSLLGMLSDLQVYKVSFEERFLFETNRLYAAEGQHLMQDRDVPEYLHHVARRLEEENDRIMSYLDHSSQKPLISCVEKQLLGEHMTAILQKGLRILLDGNRVTELALLHQLFSKVKGGLPTLLQFWRDCIKSFGGEIVCTPEKDKDMVQELLDFKDKMDNVAHNCFARNEGFINALKEAFETFINKRPNKPAELIAKYVDSKLRAGNKEATEEELERILDKIMIIFRFIHGKDVFEAFYKKDLAKRLLVGKSASVDAEKSMLSKLKHECGAAFTSKLEGMFKDMELSKDIMIQFKQYMQNQSEPSNIELTVNILTMGYWPSYLPMEVHLPSEMVKLQGVFKLFYLGKHSGRKLQWQPTLGHAFLKAEFKEGRKELQVSLFQTLVLLMFNEGEEFSMEEIGTATGIEEGELRRTLQSLACGKARVLNKIPRGKDVENGDHFTFNNDFKHKLFRIKINQIQMKETVEEQVSTTERVFQDRQYQIDAAVVRIMKMRKTLSHNLLVSELYNQLKFPVKPGDLKKRIESLIDRDYMERDKETPNQYHYVA; encoded by the exons ATGGCCGAAGACACCAGACAGGACAAGCGGGCCAACTTCTCGGCTTTAACGGACACCAACGGGATGACCAGGACATCTTCCATGTCTTCTGGAAAATCTGGCTCTTCCAAGAAATTAGTAATAAAAAATTTCAAAG ATCGGCCAAAATTAGCTGAGAACTACACTGAGGATACTTGGTTGAAACTGCGAGATGCAGTCAGCGCCATCCAGAACAGCACATCCATCAAGTACAACCTTGAAGAGCTCTATCAG GCTGTGGAGAACATGTGTTCATATAAAGTCTCCCCCACATTGTACAAGCAGCTACGGCAGGTCTGTGAGGATCACGTGCAGGCCCAGATCTACCAATTTAGAGA AGAATCTTTGGATAACCTTTCTTTCCTGAAGAGGCTGAATCGCTGCTGGCTGGACCATTGCCGGCAAACT ATAATGATACGAAGCATCTTTCTCTTCCTGGATCGCACATACGTGCTGCAAAGCTCCTTGCTCCCATCCATTTG GGATACTGGCTTGGAACTGTTCCGTATCCACATTGTAAGTGACATTGTTGTCCAGAAGCGTACAGTCGATGGCATTTTGGAGCAGATCGAACGTGAGCGAAATGGCGAGACAGCTGACCGCAGTTTGTTGAGAAGCCTGCTGGGAATGCTTTCAGACCTCCAG GTTTATAAAGTGTCCTTTGAAGAGAGATTTTTGTTTGAAACAAATCGCTTGTATGCTGCAGAGGGACAGCATTTGATGCAGGACAGAGAT GTGCCCGAGTACCTGCACCATGTGGCTCGTCGGTTAGAGGAGGAGAATGATCGTATCATGAGCTACCTCGACCACAGCTCCCA GAAACCTCTTATTAGCTGCGTTGAGAAACAACTTTTAGGAGAGCACATGACTGCAATACTGCAAAAAG GTTTGCGCATTCTGTTGGATGGGAATCGTGTGACCGAGCTGGCCCTCCTTCACCAACTGTTCAGTAAGGTCAAGGGAGGACTGCCCACATTACTGCAGTTTTGGAGGGACTGCATCAAG TCCTTTGGTGGAGAGATTGTTTGTACACCAGAGAAAGACAAGGACATGGTACAAGAGCTGCTGGACTTCAAGGACAAGATGGACAATGTGGCTCATAACTGCTTTGCACGGAATGAGGGATTTATCAATGCCTTAAAGGAGGCTTTTGAGACATTTATCAACAAAAGGCCCAACAAACCTGCAGAACTCATCG CTAAATATGTGGATTCCAAGTTAAGAGCCGGTAACAAAGAGGCTACAGAAGAAGAGCTGGAGCGAATTCTTGACAAGATCATGATAATATTTCGCTTCATTCACG GAAAGGATGTGTTTGAAGCGTTTTATAAGAAAGACTTGGCCAAGCGTCTACTGGTTGGCAAGAGTGCTTCTGTAGATGCAGAAAAGTCCATGCTCTCCAAGCTGAAACACG AATGTGGAGCCGCATTTACCAGTAAGCTTGAAGGGATGTTCAAGGACATGGAACTCTCCAAAGACATTATGATCCAATTCAAACAG TACATGCAAAACCAGAGTGAGCCAAGCAACATTGAGCTAACAGTCAACATCCTGACCATGGGTTACTGGCCTTCATACTTGCCCATGGAGGTCCACTTGCCCTCGGAA atGGTAAAACTCCAGGGAGTGTTTAAACTGTTCTACTTGGGGAAACACAGTGGGAGGAAGCTGCAGTGGCAACCCACACTCGGCCACGCCTTCCTAAAGGCAGAGTTTAAAGAA GGAAGGAAGGAGCTACAGGTCTCCTTGTTCCAGACCTTAGTGCTGCTGATGTTCAATGAGGGCGAGGAATTCAGCATGGAAGAGATTGGTACTGCCACGGGTATTG AGGAGGGCGAGCTCAGGCGTACGTTGCAGTCTCTGGCCTGTGGGAAAGCCCGCGTCCTCAACAAGATTCCACGGGGAAAAGATGTGGAGAACGGAGACCATTTCACTTTCAATAATGATTTTAAACACAAGCTTTTCCGCATCAAGATCAACCAGATCCAAATGAAAGAAACT GTAGAGGAGCAGGTCAGCACCACAGAGCGGGTGTTTCAAGACCGGCAGTATCAGATTGATGCAGCTGTGGTGCGCATCATGAAGATGAggaagaccctcagtcacaacTTACTTGTGTCAGAGCTCTACAACCAGTTGAAGTTCCCTGTCAAG CCTGGCGACCTGAAAAAGCGTATAGAGTCCCTCATAGACAGAGACTACATGGAGCGTGACAAGGAGACGCCTAACCAGTACCACTATGTTGCCTGA
- the lamp1a gene encoding lysosome-associated membrane glycoprotein 1a, whose protein sequence is MKPSMACGSLLLLTWFAVLGFLQAVTLEVRERNSTCIKAELSALFSITYNTSSNSRTVQVPLPNTTTVDGAGSSCGSVTTGIPWLVATFGPGHTLGLSFSANGSFYSVAALMLQYNLSDSSVFPDANSSAVVTVESASVGIWAAMNSTYHCVSATTVVAGGQTVTFSDMRLEAYMPGNDLSSAETICAADQAPTTTPTTTARTPITTTPAPTPPGTPERGTYSISDSNGTVCLLAQMGLQLNFSYVSQSQNKTVQEIFNLTPNMTNYSGSCEASKAALVVTQGTTTTLDLIFTLNSTANKYHLSGISVLANWSDMTAPFSAGNTSLDYLRTTLGRSYMCNAEQTLAVAPSFSLNTFRLQVQPFGVTTNQFAAAEECQMDQDEMLIPIIVGAALAGLVLIVLIAYLIGRKRSHAGYQTI, encoded by the exons ATGAAACCATCCATGGCTTGCGGCTCGCTGTTGCTCCTCACGTGGTTTGCCGTGTTGG GCTTCCTTCAAGCTGTGACTCTCGAAGTGAGGGAGAGGAACTCCACGTGCATCAAAGCTGAGCTCTCGGCGTTGTTCTCCATCACGTACAACACTTCGAGCAACTCG AGAACTGTGCAGGTGCCGCTGCCTAACACGACCACAGTCGACGGAGCAGGTAGCTCGTGTGGCTCGGTTACCACCGGCATACCATGGCTGGTGGCAACATTTGGACCCGGACACACACTGGGGCTGAGCTTCTCAGCCAACGGAAGTTTTTACAGCGTGGCTGCCCTGATGCTGCAGTACAACCTGAGCGACTCGTCCGTATTCCCTGATGCCAACAGCTCTG CTGTGGTAACTGTTGAGTCGGCTTCAGTTGGCATCTGGGCAGCAATGAACAGCACCTACCATTGTGTGAGCGCCACCACTGTTGTAGCTGGGGGACAAACGGTCACCTTCTCTGATATGAGACTTGAAGCGTACATGCCCGGAAATGATCTCAGTTCAGCTG AAACAATTTGCGCAGCAGATCAAGCTCCTACtaccacccccaccaccactgcCCGTACGCCAATAACGACGACTCCAGCACCAACACCACCCGGAACTCCCGAACGGGGCACTTACTCAATTAGTGACAGCAACGGCACAGTTTGTCTCTTGGCCCAAATGGGATTGCAGCTCAATTTCTCCTATGTCTCTCAATCTCAGAATAAG ACTGTCCAAGAAATTTTTAATCTGACGCCTAATATGACAAATTATTCCGGATCATGTGAAGCTAGCAAGGCTGCCTTAGTTGTGACTCAGGGCACAACCACCACACTCGACCTCATCTTTACCCTG AATTCCACGGCCAATAAATACCACCTTAGCGGGATAAGTGTGCTCGCCAATTGGTCTGATATGACAG CTCCCTTTTCTGCCGGTAACACCAGCCTCGACTACCTGCGGACTACACTGGGACGTTCCTACATGTGCAATGCAGAGCAAACTCTGGCTGTGGCGCCAAGCTTCTCTCTCAACACATTCAGGCTGCAGGTTCAACCCTTTGGAGTCACCACCAACCAGTTTGCCGCAG CGGAGGAGTGTCAGATGGATCAAGACGAGATGCTCATCCCCATCATCGTTGGAGCGGCCCTCGCTGGACTCGTGCTGATTGTCCTCATCGCTTACCTAATAGGCCGCAAGAGGAGCCATGCTGGTTACCAGACCATCTGA
- the grtp1a gene encoding growth hormone-regulated TBC protein 1-A → MEKKKTTSSSGSTAKDRVERVDPYGFERPEDFDYESYEELMSEYLVVLTQRSIKWSKLLQSKRKIQRNVKLKRYIRKGIPNEHRGLIWMAASGAQEQLEKNPGYYQALLGAQHDTKLVETICTDLNRTFPDNVQFRKTSDPCLQKTLYNVLRAYGHHNPAVGYCQGMNFIAGYLLIITKDEEKSFWLMDALLGRILPDYYSPAMLGLKIDQEVLGELVRVKFPRVWKAMMDHNVMWTLVVSRWFICLFIDILPVETVLRIWDCLFYEGSKILFRVALTLIHHHRLLIEQAESLPDICQIFKRITRGSFVEECHPFMQKIFTEPGSLSIATLTKLRAACRARIISEEAN, encoded by the exons ATGGAGAAGAAAAAGACGACGAGCTCCTCCGGCAGCACAGCCAAAGACAGAGTGGAAAG GGTGGATCCTTATGGCTTTGAGCGTCCAGAAGACTTTGACTATGAGTCATATGAAGAGCTGATGTCTGAGTATCTCGTTGTGCTCACTCAGAGGTCCATCAAGTGGTCCAAACTACTGCAGAGCAAACGCAAGATACAGAGGAATGTGAAAT TAAAGCGTTACATACGTAAGGGGATACCCAATGAACACCGGGGTCTGATTTGGATGGCGGCTAGTGGAGCTCAAGAGCAGTTGGAGAAAAACCCAGGCTACTACCAGGCCCTGCTTGGCGCTCAGCATGACACCAAACTGGTGGAGACCATTTGCACAG acttgaACAGAACCTTTCCTGACAACGTGCAGTTTCGAAAGACATCTGACCCATGTCTGCAGAAAACGTTGTACAATGTGCTGCGGGCTTACGGTCACCACAATCCTGCTGTCGGTTATTGTCAG GGCATGAATTTTATAGCTGGCTATCTGCTTATCATCACAAAAGATGAAGAGAAGTCCTTCTGGCTGATGGATGCACTCCTTGGCAGGATCTTACCAG ACTACTACAGTCCGGCCATGCTTGGCTTGAAGATAGACCAGGAAGTGTTGGGGGAGTTGGTCAGAGTCAAGTTCCCCAGAGTGTGGAAGGCCATGATGGACCACAACGTCATGTGGACTCTCGTGGTGTCTCGATGGTTCATTTGTCTCTTCATAGACATTCTGCCTGTGGAG ACAGTTCTACGAATTTGGGATTGCCTGTTCTACGAGGGCTCGAAAATCCTGTTCCGTGTTGCGCTGACGCTGATTCATCACCACAGACTTCTAATTGAACAAGCCGAGTCCCTGCCAGACATATGCCAAATCTTCAAACGGATCACGCGTGGATCGTTTGTGGAGGAATGCCACCCTTTCATGCAG AAAATCTTTACGGAACCCGGAAGTCTATCCATCGCAACGTTGACGAAGCTCAGAGCAGCGTGTCGAGCACGTATCATTTCTGAGGAGGCAAATTGA